In Bacteroides cellulosilyticus, the genomic stretch TTCCTCTACATCGCTGATGGGCTCTATACACCCGATGATTTCAACATCACTGTAGACCCTGTGAGCGGCGCCGAAAGCTACCAACTGAAATCCAGTGTAGCCGATCCGGGAGCAGCCGTAGCACCCGGCGACATCAAGTACCGCGACTTGAACAATGACGGCGTCATCAATGACGATGACAAAACCTACCGTAACGGCCATCTGGACAAGACCCCGCGCAGCGTATATGGTCTTTCACTGAACGCCGAATGGAAAGGATTCTTCGCCGGCATCTTCTTCCAGGGTGTGACGGGCTGTTCCATCAACCTGATGAGCAAGGCATCCAACTTCATGCCGTTCAATCAAGGTAAGGACGCTTCTTCCGCACGTATGGAGGCTATGAGCCGCTGGAAAGCATCCGATCCCTACAACGACAACGTACTCTACCCACGCTTGCGCAACAATACTTTTGCACACAACCTGCAACCGAGCACCTGGTGGTATCGTGACGCAAGTTTCCTCCGTCTGAAGAACGTGGAATTCGGTTACCAGTTCAACAAGAAGCAACTGAAGTCATTGCGCCTCACCAACCTGCGCCTCTACGTACAAGGCACCAATCTGAAGACCTGGGACGACGTGAAATATTGGGATCCGGAACTGGGTGATGCAAACTCAGGTGCCAAATACCCCATCTCCAGTACCTGGACTTTTGGAGCAGAAGTTACATTCTAAACATCTAATTAATAAACGATATGAAACTGAAAAATTTACTATACGCAACCGTCGGCTCTGCCGTCCTTGCATTCAGCACAGCATCTTGTTCAGACTATCTCGACATATCAGGCGAATTCAACGCCAGCCTGGGAGTCGATCAGGTTTGGGACAATGCAACCTATACGCGAAACTGGTACGGAGTTATCTACCGCAATCTGATGGAATATTCCGAAACCGGTTCGGAAGTCAATGCTTTCAAAAACCCATGGTCCAACCTCTGCGGTGAAATCGCTTCGGAAAAGGCCAGCTCACGCGATGTCATGATGGCGGGCTTCACAGCAGCCAGCGGAAGCTATCACCGCTGGGCCACCTTCTACAAGGACATACGTCAGGCTATGATTTTCATTGAACGTGCCCACGACGGAGGTGTAGGCGACCCTACCAGTACCAACAAGCTGACAGCCGAAGAAATAGCCCGTATGAAGGATGAATGCCGATTCATGATTGCCTATTATTACTTCTCCATGTTCGAACTTTACGGTCCTGCCTGTATCGTGACGGAGATAGACGACGCTGCCGAACCGCACGTGACGGACTATGACCGTGCCACGGTGGACGAAATGGTGAACCACATTGACGGCATATTGGCCCCCCTCTGCGACCCCGCACAGTCCAAACTGCCCGAATCAGTCATCACGTCATACGCAGACGGTGCATACAATTTCAACACCAATGAAGTGGTACGCCCCACCATCGTAGTGGCCAAAGCACTGCGTGCCAAGTTGTGGATGTATGCCGCCTCCAAACTGTTCAACGGCGGCGACGGTTCCGAATACTACCAGGGATTGCAGAAACTGCAAAACTCCAAAGGCGAATACATCTTCCCACAGAGTAAGGACCCGCAGAAATGGGTGACTGCCAGAGACCGTGTAAAGGACTTGATAGACTATGCCGAAGCACAACACCACGCCCTCTACCGCGTGATGGCAAACGGAGTGGAGCAACCCGACCGTTCGGTATACAACCTTTTCCAGGTGTATAATGAAGAAATCCTGTGGTGCAGTACCAACAACAGTTACTCTGACCAGTACAAGATGGAGAAACGTACCAACCCGCGTGATGTAAACTCATGCTATGGCACTATCGGTCCGTCTCAAGATGCTGTAGATATGTTCTTCATGGACAATGGACTTGATATCGATGATCCGAACAGTGGTTACGATGAAACCGGATTCAGCGCTGTAGAAAACCGTTGCTATGACCCCGACTATAAAGATAAGAAGACGGATCAGAATATCTCCAATATGTACGCCAACCGTGAACCGCGTTTCTACGCAAGCGTGGTATACCAGGGAAGAAGCTGGTTCAAGAAATGGATGAACGGTAACCCTAACTACACCGTAGACTTCTCGGCAGGTGGCGGAAACGACCTCTCCAACGGTGACAACGTGAAAGGCGGATACATACTGGGCAAATTCAAGAACCGTACCGTGAACCATGCCAGCGGTGATACACAGACTTGGAAACGTGTTTCCATCATCTACCGTTTGGCCGAGTTCTACCTGTTCTATGCCGAAGCACTCAATGAAATAGATCCGGGCAATGCGGACATCATCAAGTATATCGACATAGTACGCGAACGTGCTGGTATCCCAGGCTACCAGACCATGAACGATAACGGCATAAAGACCGGTGTAATCGGCAATTATGACAAACAGTTCGATGCCATCCAGCACGAACGCTACGTAGAACTCTATTGTGAAGGACAACGCTACTTCGACGTTCGCCGCTGGATGGTCTGCGGTGACGAAGGCAGAATAGGTTGCGACCAGACACGCTTCTACGGAATGAATATGAAGGGTTCGAAAGATAAAGCTCCGGGCGAACCTACCTCCTACTATACGCGTACGAAGCTGGAAAACCGCCAATGGACAGACAAGCTCTATCTCTATCCTATTCATCAGAATGTGATAGAACTGGCCGAAGGACGTATTCCGCAGAACTACGGATGGTAAAAAAGACAGCTTTTTTGATTCGTTTTCAAAGGATATAAGTAGAAAGATTGAATGAAGGTTTGGAGGCAGTAACTGGCATAACCGGCCTGGTTACTGCCTCCTTTCTTTCTCAGCTAACAAATCAACAATAAATATACCATGAGTAAAGAGAAAACATTTCCAGCCCGGAAACTCCGGATACTGATACCCATGATTCTGTTCCTGTCCCAAACAGTTTGCGCACAGCATGAAAATAAGACAATCAACGACGGTTGGAAATTCCATAAAGGTGAGTGCGAGGCCGCAGCCTCTCCGGCTTACGACGACAGTGCGTGGAACAGCATACATCTCCCGCACACATGGAATACGGATGCATATACCGAAAAAAAGTATTACCAGGGAACAGGATGGTATCGCCGTACACTGACGTTGCCGCAACATTGGCAAGGCAAACAGGTATTCCTGAAACTGGATGCAGCCAGCAAGGCCGCTGCCATCTACATCAACGGTAAAGAAGCAGGCGAACATAACGGCGGATATACCGCCTGCACATTCGATATCACTTCGCTCTGTTCGTTCGACTCTCCCAACTCTCTCGCTATCCGTGTAGACAACGCCCGGCAGGATATCCCCCCTATCTCCGCCGACTTTACATTCTTTGGCGGCATCTACCGGGATGTATGGCTCACAGCAGTCTCCAAACAGCATTTCCATCTGACCAACCACGGTTCGGACGGGATATTTATCAGTACCCCGCAAGTGTCCGAAGAAAAAGGCACGATACTTATTCGCGGAGAGATAAAGAACGATGCAGAACAGAAAGCATCTCTTGAACTGGAGCATATCGTATACAATCCCGACGGAAGTATTGCCCAAACTCAGAAACAGTCTATCCAGATAAAAGGTGGAGAATTATACTCTTTTCATACCGAAACCGTCCCTATCCTGTCCCCCCGATTATGGACACCCGAGACACCTCATCTCTACAGAGTAGAAAGCATTCTGCGCAATAAAAAGACAAAAGCCATCCTCGACCGCAATAATCATCATACAGGTTTCCGCTGGTTTGGCTTCGATGGCAAGACAGGCTTCTCCCTCAACGGAAAGCCCTATAAACTGCGCGGTATCTGCCGCCACCAAGACCAGAAGCCCATCGGAGTCGCACTGACGGACGAGATGCACCGCCGCGACATGATGCTGATGAAAGAGATGGGCGCCAACTTTATCCGAATCTCCCATTATCCGCAAGATGATGCCCTGTTGGAAATGTGCGACAAACTCGGTATGCTGGCCTGGGAAGAAATACCCATCATCGACATCGTGCCCGACACTCCGGGTTACGCAGAAAACTGCGAAAGCAATCTGCGAGAAATGATACGCCAACACTATAATCACCCCTCCATCATCACTTGGGGATACATGAATGAGATATTACTCGTCACCCAGCGCCGCTATAAAAAAGAAGAAGAACTGAAACCCGTGCTGGAACGGACACTGGCACTCGCCAATCGTCTGGAGAAAGTTTTGAAAGAAGAAGACTCCACCCGTGTCAGCACTATGGCCTTTCATGGCAGCAACAGTTACAACGAGGTAGGACTGGGCAATATTACCGATATTATCGGCTGGAATCTGTATCAAGGCTGGTATGGAGGCAACCTTACAGGCTTCGAACACTTCCTGGCAGAACAACACAAAAAGTTTCCTTCGCACCCCATGATTGTCAGCGAATACGGTGCAGGTTCTGACAAGCGCATACATTCGCTGCAACCGAACGCTTTCGATTTCAGCATCGAGTATCAGCAGAAGTACCTGGAGCATTACCTGCCCGTACTGGAAGAAACGCCTTACGTCTGTGGCGGAACGCACTGGAACTTCATCGATTTCTCCTCCGCCCTGCGTGATGAATCTATGCCGCGCATCAACAACAAAGGACTGGTATATTCGGATCGTACCCCAAAAGACGTGTACTATTACTACAAGGCAGCCTGGCGACAAGACATTCCCGTGTTGCACATCGCCAGCCGCGACTGGACTCACCGCACCGGCATACAGCAGGGAGAAGCCCCGGTAATGCTGCCGGTCAAAGTATACACCAACCTTCCGGAAGTGGAACTTTTCATTGATGGAAAGTCTCTGGGCAAGCAAAAAACTGAGAATTATACCGTTATATTCGAAGTACCATTCAGCCATAAAGAACACTTCATTTCCGCCAAGGCTGAACGTAAAGAAGCATCCCGTAATCCCCGTACCATTGAAGACGGCATCCACCTCAGCTTCACCCCTGCCCCTGCAAAGCTGAATGAAACAAACTTACGGAATCTGGAACTTGCCGTCAACGTAGGCAGCAATTGCTTCTATACTTCCGATGAAAGCCAGCTCACATGGCTACCCGATCAGCCCTACACTGAAAACAGTTGGGGATATATTGGCGGAGAAAGCAAAAGTAGTCAGACACAGGTTGAGAATACCAATGACGGACCGTTGTTCCAAACCCTTCGCAACGACATCGAAGGCTATTGTTTCGATGTTCCCAACGGAGTTTACGAGATAGAATTTCTTTTTACAGATATATTCCGGGAGAATGCAGCCACCGCCTACCAGTTGGGACGGAATTCCGATGTAGAAAGCCGCGAGAACTGCTTCAGCATAATCGTTAATGATGAAACTGTAGAAGAAGACTTTTCTCCTTGCCGGGAGAGCGGTTACTTCCATGCTTTGCGGAAAAGATACAATATTACAAACTTTCGGAATAAAATTGAAATACGCTTCCCTGTTCGGAATGGAAAAAGCTTTCTGAACGGTATAAAACTCAGAAAACTTTATTAACTTCAAAATAAAAACGCCATGAGAGCTAAAATTTGCTTAATTATCACCAGTCTGATGCTTGCGGCAAGCAGCATACATGCACAGTCCATCTGGGACAAGGCACATCTGGAGAGAGTAAAACAATCATTACATCAACCGTACTTTTCGGCTGCTTATCAGGAACTGATAACGGATGCTGAAAGAACGCTTGACGCACAGCCCTTGTCCGTCATGATGAAAGAGAAGACACCCGGCAGCGGAGACAAGCATGACTACATGAGTCAGGCACGCTATTTCTGGCCCGACCCGACCAAACCGGACGGGCTGCCCTACATCAGCCGTGACGGTGAATCGAACCCGGAACTGAACAAGCTGGACCGTAACCGCCTCGGGGCAACCGCCCAACGCGTCACCACCCTTG encodes the following:
- a CDS encoding RagB/SusD family nutrient uptake outer membrane protein; translated protein: MKLKNLLYATVGSAVLAFSTASCSDYLDISGEFNASLGVDQVWDNATYTRNWYGVIYRNLMEYSETGSEVNAFKNPWSNLCGEIASEKASSRDVMMAGFTAASGSYHRWATFYKDIRQAMIFIERAHDGGVGDPTSTNKLTAEEIARMKDECRFMIAYYYFSMFELYGPACIVTEIDDAAEPHVTDYDRATVDEMVNHIDGILAPLCDPAQSKLPESVITSYADGAYNFNTNEVVRPTIVVAKALRAKLWMYAASKLFNGGDGSEYYQGLQKLQNSKGEYIFPQSKDPQKWVTARDRVKDLIDYAEAQHHALYRVMANGVEQPDRSVYNLFQVYNEEILWCSTNNSYSDQYKMEKRTNPRDVNSCYGTIGPSQDAVDMFFMDNGLDIDDPNSGYDETGFSAVENRCYDPDYKDKKTDQNISNMYANREPRFYASVVYQGRSWFKKWMNGNPNYTVDFSAGGGNDLSNGDNVKGGYILGKFKNRTVNHASGDTQTWKRVSIIYRLAEFYLFYAEALNEIDPGNADIIKYIDIVRERAGIPGYQTMNDNGIKTGVIGNYDKQFDAIQHERYVELYCEGQRYFDVRRWMVCGDEGRIGCDQTRFYGMNMKGSKDKAPGEPTSYYTRTKLENRQWTDKLYLYPIHQNVIELAEGRIPQNYGW
- a CDS encoding glycoside hydrolase family 2 TIM barrel-domain containing protein, encoding MSKEKTFPARKLRILIPMILFLSQTVCAQHENKTINDGWKFHKGECEAAASPAYDDSAWNSIHLPHTWNTDAYTEKKYYQGTGWYRRTLTLPQHWQGKQVFLKLDAASKAAAIYINGKEAGEHNGGYTACTFDITSLCSFDSPNSLAIRVDNARQDIPPISADFTFFGGIYRDVWLTAVSKQHFHLTNHGSDGIFISTPQVSEEKGTILIRGEIKNDAEQKASLELEHIVYNPDGSIAQTQKQSIQIKGGELYSFHTETVPILSPRLWTPETPHLYRVESILRNKKTKAILDRNNHHTGFRWFGFDGKTGFSLNGKPYKLRGICRHQDQKPIGVALTDEMHRRDMMLMKEMGANFIRISHYPQDDALLEMCDKLGMLAWEEIPIIDIVPDTPGYAENCESNLREMIRQHYNHPSIITWGYMNEILLVTQRRYKKEEELKPVLERTLALANRLEKVLKEEDSTRVSTMAFHGSNSYNEVGLGNITDIIGWNLYQGWYGGNLTGFEHFLAEQHKKFPSHPMIVSEYGAGSDKRIHSLQPNAFDFSIEYQQKYLEHYLPVLEETPYVCGGTHWNFIDFSSALRDESMPRINNKGLVYSDRTPKDVYYYYKAAWRQDIPVLHIASRDWTHRTGIQQGEAPVMLPVKVYTNLPEVELFIDGKSLGKQKTENYTVIFEVPFSHKEHFISAKAERKEASRNPRTIEDGIHLSFTPAPAKLNETNLRNLELAVNVGSNCFYTSDESQLTWLPDQPYTENSWGYIGGESKSSQTQVENTNDGPLFQTLRNDIEGYCFDVPNGVYEIEFLFTDIFRENAATAYQLGRNSDVESRENCFSIIVNDETVEEDFSPCRESGYFHALRKRYNITNFRNKIEIRFPVRNGKSFLNGIKLRKLY